In a single window of the Phycisphaerales bacterium genome:
- a CDS encoding ABC transporter ATP-binding protein, whose protein sequence is MITIADLQFRYPRGGFGLDVPALEIAAGQKAALIGPSGAGKTTLISLIAGVLAPHRGTIRLGDFELTRVGDAARRNFRIAQIGFVFQEFELLEYLNVRDNILLPYYLNATLQLTAAVRGRAEQLAGGMGLGDKLRRLPRTLSQGERQRVAICRALIAEPGLLIADEPTGNLDPHNADTILSLLLEQAQVHGATLLMVTHNHALLNRFDRVLDIATFTRRMSA, encoded by the coding sequence ATGATCACAATCGCGGATCTGCAATTCCGCTACCCGCGCGGGGGCTTTGGTCTCGATGTGCCGGCGCTGGAGATCGCGGCCGGCCAGAAAGCCGCGCTGATTGGCCCCAGCGGGGCCGGCAAGACTACGCTGATCTCCCTGATCGCCGGCGTGCTCGCTCCGCACCGCGGTACGATCCGTCTCGGGGACTTCGAATTGACCCGCGTCGGTGACGCCGCCCGCCGAAATTTTCGCATCGCGCAGATCGGCTTCGTCTTCCAGGAGTTCGAACTGCTGGAATACCTCAACGTCCGCGACAATATTCTGCTGCCCTACTACCTCAACGCCACGCTCCAGCTCACCGCCGCCGTACGCGGCCGGGCGGAGCAATTGGCCGGCGGCATGGGACTGGGCGACAAGTTGCGCCGCCTGCCGCGGACATTGTCACAGGGCGAACGGCAGCGCGTGGCGATCTGCCGCGCCCTGATCGCGGAACCGGGCCTGCTGATTGCGGACGAGCCCACCGGCAACCTCGACCCCCACAACGCCGACACGATTCTGAGTCTGCTGCTCGAGCAGGCCCAGGTCCACGGTGCCACCCTGCTCATGGTGACGCACAACCACGCGCTCTTGAACCGATTCGACCGCGTGCTCGACATCGCCACCTTCACCCGGAGGATGTCGGCATGA
- the gatC gene encoding Asp-tRNA(Asn)/Glu-tRNA(Gln) amidotransferase subunit GatC, translating into MPPAVDENQIRRIAHLARLHLRPDEVALFAPQLAEILAYVEQLGQVDTSGVEPLAHPLPLVNVLRPDEPTPPLDPERVLQNAPAVAQRYFKVPPVLDPGGGA; encoded by the coding sequence ATGCCTCCGGCGGTCGACGAGAACCAGATTCGACGCATTGCCCACCTCGCCCGGCTGCACCTGCGGCCCGACGAGGTGGCGTTGTTTGCACCACAACTGGCCGAAATCCTGGCCTATGTTGAACAGTTGGGCCAGGTGGACACCTCGGGGGTCGAGCCCTTGGCGCACCCATTGCCCCTTGTCAACGTTCTGCGGCCCGACGAGCCCACCCCACCACTGGATCCCGAGCGGGTACTGCAGAACGCACCCGCGGTGGCCCAGCGGTACTTCAAGGTGCCGCCAGTGCTCGATCCGGGTGGCGGGGCCTAG
- the rpmB gene encoding 50S ribosomal protein L28, giving the protein MARKCMFTGKRTVAGRSIARRGKAKYLGGVGRKTTGISKRKFKPNIQRVRALLDGKICRIRVSAKAIRMGLVVKPVKRDWQPEAASA; this is encoded by the coding sequence ATGGCTCGCAAGTGCATGTTCACTGGCAAGCGCACGGTCGCCGGTCGCAGCATCGCCCGCCGCGGCAAAGCCAAGTATCTGGGCGGTGTCGGCCGCAAGACGACCGGCATCTCAAAGCGCAAGTTCAAGCCGAATATCCAGCGTGTCCGCGCGCTCTTGGACGGCAAAATCTGTCGCATCCGCGTCAGCGCCAAAGCGATCCGCATGGGCTTGGTAGTAAAGCCCGTCAAGCGCGACTGGCAGCCCGAGGCCGCCTCGGCCTAG